The genomic region ACGACAACATGTTCGCGGGTTCCAACGAAGACGCTGAAGACTTTGATGATTACAACGTCATCCAGCGCGACCTGAAGGTCGACGGCGGTCTGCGCCCGGTTCGCGAAGAAGACGTTATTGCTATTCGTAACAAAGCGGCCCGCGCACTACAGGCGGTTTTCGCCGGGATGGGGCTGCCGCCAATTACGGATGAAGAAGTCGAAGCGGCAACGTATGCACACGGTTCGAAAGATATGCCTGAACGTAACATCGTCGAAGACATCAAGTTCGCCCAGGAGATCATCAATAAGAATCGCAACGGTCTGGAAGTGGTGAAAGCACTGGCGCAGGGCGGTTTTACCGACGTCGCTCAGGACATGCTCAACATCCAGAAAGCCAAGCTAACCGGAGACTATCTGCATACCTCCGCCATTATCGTCGGCGACGGTCAAGTGCTCTCTGCGGTCAATGACGTCAACGATTATGCCGGTCCGGCAACAGGTTATCGCCTGCAGGGCGAACGCTGGGAAGAGATTAAAAACATCCCTGGCGCACTTGATCCCAACGAGCTCGGCTAAGGGGTGAACAATGGAAATTAATGAAAAACTGCTGCGCCAGATTATTGAGGACGTGCTGTCCGAAATGCAAGGGAGCGATAAGCCCGTCTCCTTTCGCGCTCCGGGTACGGCAGCCACACCGACGGCACCAGCAGGGGAAAGCTTCCTGACAGAGATTGGCGAAGCGAAGCAAGGCACTCAGCAGGATGAAGTGATCATTGCTGTCGGTCCGGCATTTGGCCTCTCTCAGACCGTCAACATTGTCGGTTTATCGCATAAAAGCATTTTGCGTGAAGTGATTGCGGGTATCGAAGAAGAAGGCATCAAAGCCCGCGTGATTCGCTGCTTTAAGTCATCCGATGTGGCATTCGTGGCCGTTGAGGGCAATCGCCTGAGTGGTTCCGGGATCTCTATCGGCATCCAGTCAAAAGGCACCACCGTGATTCACCAGCAAGGGTTGCCGCCGCTGTCGAACCTGGAGCTGTTCCCGCAGGCACCGCTGCTGACGCTGGCGACCTATCGTCAGATTGGTAAAAACGCCGCGCGTTATGCCAAGCGTGAGTCACCTCAACCGGTGCCAACGCTGAACGACCAGATGGCGCGCCCGAAATATCAGGCTAAGTCTGCCATTTTGCACATCAAAGAGACGAAGTACGTCGTGACGGGCAAAAACCCGCAGGAACTGCGCGTGGCGCTTTAATAAGGATCCCTTTATGAATACCGATGCAATTGAATCGATGGTTCGGGATGTGTTGAGCCGCATGAACAGCCTGCAGGGCGACGCACCTGCCCAGGCTGCACCTGCAAGCAGTTCAATGCATTCCGCAAAAGTCAGCGACTATCCGCTGGCGAATAAACATCCAGAGTGGGTGAAAACCGCCACCAACAAAACGCTGGATGAGTTCACCCTCGAAAACGTCCTGAGTAACAAAGTGACGGCGCAGGATATGCGTATCACACCGGAAACCCTGCGCATTCAGGCGGCGATCGCCAAAGATGCCGGACGTGACCGCCTGGCGATGAACTTTGAGCGCGCGGCTGAACTGACCGCTGTCCCTGATGACCGCATTCTCGAGATCTACAACGCCCTGCGTCCTTACCGCTCGACGAAAGAAGAGCTGATGGCGATCGCGGACGATCTTGAAAACCGTTATCAGGCAAAAATCTGCGCCGCTTTCGTCCGTGAAGCCGCAACGCTGTACGTCGAACGCAAGAAACTCAAAGGCGACGATTAAGGAGCGGTCATGAAATATATCGCTGGCATTGATATTGGCAACTCATCAACCGAAGTCGCGCTGGCGCGTCTTGATGAGACAGGCGCGCTCACCATTACGGGTAGCGCACTGGCAGAAACCACCGGAATTAAAGGCACATTGCGTAATGTGTTTGGTATTCAGGAGGCGCTTGCGCTTGCGGCAAACAATGCAGGCATCAAAGTCAGCGATATTTCGCTTATCCGCATCAATGAAGCCACACCGGTGATTGGGGACGTGGCGATGGAAACCATTACGGAAACCATCATCACCGAATCCACCATGATCGGTCATAACCCGAAAACGCCGGGGGGTGTTGGTCTTGGCGTAGGCATCACTATCACGCCGGAGGAGTTACTCACCCGACCGGCGGATACTCCTTTTATTCTGGTGGTGTCATCGGCATTTGATTTCGCAGACGTTGCCACCATGGTTAACGCTTCTGTTCGCGCCGGATACCAATTAGCAGGTGTGATTTTGCAGCAGGATGACGGCGTACTGGTCAGCAACCGACTGGAAAAACCGTTGCCCATTGTGGATGAAGTGCTGTACATCGACCGAATTCCCCTTGGCATGCTGGCAGCGATTGAGGTTGCTGTTCCCGGAAAGGTGATTGAAACACTGTCGAACCCGTACGGCATCGCTACGGTGTTTAACCTGAATGCGGAGGAGACGAAAAACATCGTCCCCATGGCTCGTGCTCTGATTGGCAACCGTTCAGCGGTGGTGGTGAAGACCCCCTCAGGCGATGTTAAAGCGCGTGCTATTCCCGCCGGAAATATCGAACTTCAGACGCTGGGCCGCACGCTGCGTGTAGACGTCGCCGCCGGGGCTGACGCAATTATGAAAGCGGTCGGTGAATGCCCGAAGCTGGATAACGTCACCGGTGAAGCCGGTACTAATATCGGCGGTATGCTGGAGCATGTTCGCCAGACCATGGCGGAACTGACCAACAAACCAAGCAACGAAATCTTTATTCAGGATCTACTGGCTGTCGACACGTCGGTGCCGGTCAGCGTCACAGGTGGACTGGCCGGCGAGTTTTCGCTGGAACAGGCCGTCGGCATTGCTTCAATGGTGAAGTCCGACCGTCTGCAAATGGCGATGATCGCCAGTGAGATCAAAGAAAAGCTCAACGTGGACGTTCAGGTGGGCGGCGCAGAAGCCGAAGCGGCCATTCTTGGTGCGCTCACCACACCGGGTACCACGCGCCCACTGGCAATTCTCGATTTGGGCGCGGGTTCTACCGACGCCTCCATTATCAACCCCAAAGGTGAAATCATCGCGACGCATCTTGCCGGAGCAGGCGATATGGTCACGATGATCATCGCCCGTGAACTGGGACTGGACGATCGCTATCTGGCGGAGGAGATCAAAAAGTATCCGCTAGCTAAGGTGGAGAGCCTGTTTCATCTGCGCCATGAGGACGGCAGCGTTCAGTTCTTCCCTACCCCGCTACCGCCAACCGTATTCGCCCGCGTCTGCGTGGTGAAACCGGACGAACTGGTTCCCCTGCCCGGCGATCTGGCCCTGGAAAAAGTACGCGCCATTCGACGTAGCGCCAAAGAGCGCGTGTTCGTCACTAACGCCTTGCGCGCACTGCGGCAGGTCAGCCCGACAGGCAATATTCGCGACATTCCCTTTGTCGTGCTGGTCGGCGGCTCGTCGCTGGACTTCGAAGTCCCGCAACTGGTGACTGACGCGCTGGCGCATTATCGCCTGGTGGCCGGACGCGGAAACATTCGCGGAACCGAAGGCCCACGTAACGCTGTCGCTACCGGTCTGATCCTCTCCTGGCAGAAGGAGTTTGCCCATGGACGGTAACGTGAATACCCCGGCCATTGTGATTTCGACAATCGGCGACTGCCTTTCCACCTGGAACGACGTCCTGCTTGGCATTGAAGAAGAAGGCATCCCGTTTGTCATTCAGCACCAAAGCGCCGGGGAAGTCGTTCAGAGCGCATGGCAGGCCGCACGCCAGTCACCGCTGCTCGTCGGCATTGCCTGTGACCAGCAAACGCTGGTCGTGCATTACAAGAATTTACCCACTTCAGCGCCGCTGTTCACGCTGACGTATCACCAAAACAGCCTTGACCGCCGGAGCACTGGAAATAACGCGGCAAGGTTAGTCAAAGGGATCCCTTTCCGGGATCTCAATGCTTAATCCACAGGAGAATCGCAGTATGAATAATGCACTGGGACTGGTTGAAACAAAAGGGTTGGTCGGCGCGATTGAAGCCGCAGATGCCATGGTGAAATCCGCCAACGTACAACTGGTCGGCTACGAGAAGATCGGCTCCGGCCTGGTAACCGTCATGGTTCGTGGTGACGTAGGTGCCGTTAAAGCAGCCGTGGATGCCGGTAGCGCCGCAGCAAGCGCCGTGGGCGAGGTGAAATCCTGCCACGTTATCCCACGTCCGCACAGCGACGTTGAGGCCATTTTACCGAAATCTGCCTGAGTACTGGCGAAAAGGAGCACAGCGTGAAGCAATCACTGGGATTACTCGAAGTTAGTGGACTGGCATTAGCCATTAGTTGTGCAGATGCTATGGCGAAAGCCGCTTCCATCACGCTGGTTGGCCTTGAAAAAACCAACGGTTCAGGCTGGACGGTGATCAAAGTGACCGGTGATGTGGCCTCAGTGCAGTCCGCCATCATCACCGGAGCTCACTTTGCCGAACAGCAAGATGGTCTGGTCGCTCACAAAGTGATTGCAAGACCTGGTGAGGGCATTCTTTCTCGTGCGACGGTTTCCACAACCGCGCCTGTGCCCGCCCCCATCGAAGAACCGAAAACTGAAGTCGTTGCAAAAGAGTCTGTCGCGGAAACAGCGCCTGTGGACGGGATCATTAGCTGCAATCTGTGTCTGGATCCAGCCTGTACCCGCCAGAAAGGCGAACCGCGCTCACTCTGCCTGCATTCAGCTTTGAAAGGTTAAGCGTATGGATAAACAACTACTGGAAACAACCGTCAGCAAAGTGCTGGATGAAATGCGGGAACGCCCTATTCCTTTGGGCGTTTCCAACCGTCATATCCACCTTAGCGCGGAAGACTATGCCCGTCTTTTTCCAGGCCAGCCAATTAGCGAGAAAAAAGGGCTTCTGCAACCTGGGCAGTATGCGGCTGAACAGACCGTAACGTTAGTCGGTCCTAAAGGTCAGCTTAAAAATGTCCGCCTGCTGGGGCCGTTACGCAGCGCCAGCCAGGTGGAAATTTCACGCACAGATGCGAGAACGCTGGGCATTAGCGCGCCGCTACGGATGTCAGGAAATCTTAAAGGTACCCCGGGTATCCGTCTGGTTAGCCCTTTTGCCGAGATCGAACTCGCTGCTGGCGTCATCGTCGCCCAACGCCACATTCATATGTCACCACTGGATGCGTTGATTCTACGCGTTGCGCATGGCGATAGCG from Citrobacter sp. RHB25-C09 harbors:
- the pduD gene encoding propanediol dehydratase medium subunit PduD, which encodes MEINEKLLRQIIEDVLSEMQGSDKPVSFRAPGTAATPTAPAGESFLTEIGEAKQGTQQDEVIIAVGPAFGLSQTVNIVGLSHKSILREVIAGIEEEGIKARVIRCFKSSDVAFVAVEGNRLSGSGISIGIQSKGTTVIHQQGLPPLSNLELFPQAPLLTLATYRQIGKNAARYAKRESPQPVPTLNDQMARPKYQAKSAILHIKETKYVVTGKNPQELRVAL
- the pduE gene encoding propanediol dehydratase small subunit PduE, with the translated sequence MNTDAIESMVRDVLSRMNSLQGDAPAQAAPASSSMHSAKVSDYPLANKHPEWVKTATNKTLDEFTLENVLSNKVTAQDMRITPETLRIQAAIAKDAGRDRLAMNFERAAELTAVPDDRILEIYNALRPYRSTKEELMAIADDLENRYQAKICAAFVREAATLYVERKKLKGDD
- a CDS encoding diol dehydratase reactivase subunit alpha; the encoded protein is MKYIAGIDIGNSSTEVALARLDETGALTITGSALAETTGIKGTLRNVFGIQEALALAANNAGIKVSDISLIRINEATPVIGDVAMETITETIITESTMIGHNPKTPGGVGLGVGITITPEELLTRPADTPFILVVSSAFDFADVATMVNASVRAGYQLAGVILQQDDGVLVSNRLEKPLPIVDEVLYIDRIPLGMLAAIEVAVPGKVIETLSNPYGIATVFNLNAEETKNIVPMARALIGNRSAVVVKTPSGDVKARAIPAGNIELQTLGRTLRVDVAAGADAIMKAVGECPKLDNVTGEAGTNIGGMLEHVRQTMAELTNKPSNEIFIQDLLAVDTSVPVSVTGGLAGEFSLEQAVGIASMVKSDRLQMAMIASEIKEKLNVDVQVGGAEAEAAILGALTTPGTTRPLAILDLGAGSTDASIINPKGEIIATHLAGAGDMVTMIIARELGLDDRYLAEEIKKYPLAKVESLFHLRHEDGSVQFFPTPLPPTVFARVCVVKPDELVPLPGDLALEKVRAIRRSAKERVFVTNALRALRQVSPTGNIRDIPFVVLVGGSSLDFEVPQLVTDALAHYRLVAGRGNIRGTEGPRNAVATGLILSWQKEFAHGR
- a CDS encoding glycerol dehydratase reactivase beta/small subunit family protein, with translation MDGNVNTPAIVISTIGDCLSTWNDVLLGIEEEGIPFVIQHQSAGEVVQSAWQAARQSPLLVGIACDQQTLVVHYKNLPTSAPLFTLTYHQNSLDRRSTGNNAARLVKGIPFRDLNA
- the pduJ gene encoding propanediol utilization microcompartment protein PduJ, producing the protein MNNALGLVETKGLVGAIEAADAMVKSANVQLVGYEKIGSGLVTVMVRGDVGAVKAAVDAGSAAASAVGEVKSCHVIPRPHSDVEAILPKSA
- a CDS encoding BMC domain-containing protein, whose translation is MKQSLGLLEVSGLALAISCADAMAKAASITLVGLEKTNGSGWTVIKVTGDVASVQSAIITGAHFAEQQDGLVAHKVIARPGEGILSRATVSTTAPVPAPIEEPKTEVVAKESVAETAPVDGIISCNLCLDPACTRQKGEPRSLCLHSALKG
- a CDS encoding phosphate propanoyltransferase, whose product is MDKQLLETTVSKVLDEMRERPIPLGVSNRHIHLSAEDYARLFPGQPISEKKGLLQPGQYAAEQTVTLVGPKGQLKNVRLLGPLRSASQVEISRTDARTLGISAPLRMSGNLKGTPGIRLVSPFAEIELAAGVIVAQRHIHMSPLDALILRVAHGDSVCVAIEGTERRLIFDNVAVRVSPDMRLEMHIDTDEANAAVADSPDAFATLVTPQ